The Methylomonas sp. AM2-LC genome includes a region encoding these proteins:
- a CDS encoding replication protein has translation MNKIKPPVSSELQNTQLDLFQNFLFNTDDQLSQLSNTLAFWDSIPRYSITARAMTKLRKAGEFPQLVSIPFNFHGKEYSATIQPAWLHVNDADGKDVISGYYPSANEELVEDALRKLAAQQNSGYFDKPGFRSGVVFSLHALRKELETRGHTRNYYQIIQSLHILAGSTIKLHTSNNTDGEGFSISAYLTGLSAVSRSRLEDDPGAKWIAQFHPLVTHAIDSLTYRQYNYAQMMSHGTQLARWIHKQLSIKFTFASMTTSFDMRFSTIKRDSALLEGYQLQRKAISMTDDAWEELKSNGVISSFTKLEILGLRKKLVDVVYTVVASREFITEMKAANKRQKNLEDNNKDTVVSTSESNNKKTASIS, from the coding sequence ATGAATAAAATTAAACCACCAGTTTCCTCTGAGCTACAAAATACGCAATTGGATTTGTTTCAGAACTTTTTATTCAACACAGACGACCAACTTAGCCAGCTATCAAACACGTTAGCTTTTTGGGATAGCATACCCCGTTACTCAATCACTGCAAGAGCAATGACTAAGCTGAGAAAAGCCGGTGAATTTCCTCAATTGGTGTCTATTCCTTTCAACTTTCATGGCAAAGAGTATTCTGCCACTATCCAGCCAGCCTGGCTCCATGTCAACGATGCCGATGGCAAAGATGTCATTTCTGGATACTACCCTTCAGCCAATGAAGAATTAGTCGAAGATGCACTGCGTAAACTTGCTGCCCAACAAAATAGTGGCTACTTCGATAAGCCGGGTTTTCGTAGCGGTGTCGTATTTTCATTACATGCTTTACGCAAAGAACTAGAAACGCGAGGCCATACCAGAAATTATTATCAAATCATACAAAGCCTCCATATTCTGGCTGGAAGTACCATCAAGCTTCACACATCAAATAATACCGACGGCGAAGGTTTCTCCATTAGTGCATACCTAACAGGTCTATCTGCTGTTTCACGTTCAAGACTCGAAGATGATCCAGGCGCTAAATGGATTGCACAGTTTCATCCGCTCGTAACTCATGCTATCGATTCCTTAACCTACAGACAATACAATTACGCCCAAATGATGAGCCACGGCACACAATTGGCAAGATGGATACATAAACAATTGTCGATAAAGTTCACTTTTGCAAGCATGACCACTTCGTTTGATATGCGGTTTTCTACCATCAAACGGGATAGTGCATTATTAGAGGGCTACCAACTACAAAGAAAAGCTATTTCTATGACTGATGATGCGTGGGAAGAACTAAAATCAAATGGCGTCATTTCAAGCTTTACCAAACTCGAAATTTTAGGCTTACGAAAAAAATTAGTAGACGTTGTTTATACAGTTGTCGCCTCTCGTGAATTCATTACAGAAATGAAGGCTGCTAATAAACGCCAGAAAAATTTAGAGGACAATAACAAAGATACGGTAGTTTCTACTTCCGAGTCAAACAACAAAAAAACAGCCTCAATTTCCTAA
- a CDS encoding helix-turn-helix domain-containing protein — MYNKIFFTNVLRLLEEKKWTNDQLANVSGVSAGFISGLTNGRYNPSLRIMEQLADALETPLPALLETTDLDNTALEQLTGQNAGLPAGYKRVSVVLPEQKAYLVGTWAEETKKQLQELNNKKQ, encoded by the coding sequence ATTTATAATAAAATATTCTTTACGAATGTGTTGAGATTACTTGAAGAAAAGAAATGGACAAACGACCAATTGGCAAATGTATCAGGAGTCTCTGCTGGGTTTATTTCAGGACTGACAAATGGTCGATACAATCCTTCTCTTAGAATTATGGAGCAGCTCGCAGACGCACTTGAAACGCCACTGCCAGCACTATTGGAAACCACAGACTTAGATAATACAGCATTGGAACAGCTAACAGGACAGAATGCCGGATTGCCTGCTGGCTATAAAAGGGTATCGGTGGTCCTTCCAGAACAAAAGGCGTACCTAGTAGGTACGTGGGCCGAAGAAACCAAAAAACAACTGCAAGAACTGAACAACAAAAAGCAATGA